The Hyphomonas sediminis genome contains a region encoding:
- the rplL gene encoding 50S ribosomal protein L7/L12: MANLEKIVEDLSALTVLEAAELAKMLEEKWGVSAAAPVAVAAAGGAAAPAAAAEEKTEFDVVLTDAGAKKIEVIKLVREVVPALGLKEAKDLVEGAPKTVKEAVAKADAEELKKKFEAAGAKVELK; encoded by the coding sequence ATGGCAAATCTCGAAAAGATTGTCGAAGACCTCTCGGCTCTGACCGTTCTGGAAGCCGCTGAGCTCGCAAAAATGCTCGAAGAAAAGTGGGGCGTTTCCGCTGCTGCTCCGGTGGCTGTTGCTGCTGCTGGCGGCGCTGCTGCTCCGGCCGCTGCTGCTGAAGAGAAGACCGAATTCGACGTCGTTCTCACGGACGCTGGCGCGAAGAAAATCGAAGTCATCAAACTCGTCCGCGAAGTCGTTCCGGCTCTCGGCCTGAAAGAAGCCAAAGACCTCGTCGAAGGCGCTCCGAAGACCGTGAAAGAAGCCGTTGCAAAGGCTGACGCTGAAGAGCTGAAGAAGAAGTTCGAAGCTGCAGGCGCTAAAGTCGAGCTGAAATAA
- the rpoB gene encoding DNA-directed RNA polymerase subunit beta: MALSFTEKKRIRKSFGRIPEAIEMPNLIEVQRESYEAFLQMNTPREKRTDDGLGGVFKSVFPITDFSERATLEYVSYEFEQPKFDVEECVQRDLTFQAPLKVRLQLVVFDVDEDTGARSVKEVKEQECYLGDIPLMTEKGTFVVNGTERVIVSQMHRSPGVFFDHDKGKTHASGKLLFAARIIPYRGSWLDFEFDAKDILNIRIDRKRKLPATTMLYALGYDTEQILDLFYTRSIYRLDKKGWVTGFRADAWKGVKPEFELIDAKTGKSVAEAGKKITALKAKRTAEGGTDEILVPSDALIGKFLARDVVNLETGEIFGEAGDALEEATIAEMRDYGIDSIEVLDIDAGGRGPWLRNTLKADKNETRFEALSDIYRVMRPGEPPTQEAAEALFGQLFFDPERYDLSAVGRVKMNMRLSVAVRDYENAADDMRTLRNEDIIGVMKVILDLKDGKGEVDDIDNLGNRRVRSVGELMENNYRIGLVRMERAIKERMGAVDIDTVMPHDLINAKPVVAAVREFFGSSQLSQFMDQTNPLSEITHKRRLSALGPGGLTRERAGFEVRDVHPTHYGRICPIETPEGPNIGLINSLATHARVNKYGFIESPYRRVKNGKLTEEVVYLSAMEESIYSIAQANATVNEKGELMNEFVNARVAGEATMVPREEIQYMDVSPKQVVSVAASLIPFLENDDANRALMGSNMQRQAVPLVKSEAPFVGTGMEAVVARDSRAAIVARRAGVVEQVDALRIVVRATEDLEGSKSGVDIYRLAKFRRSNQNSCINQRPIVKVGDVVSKNDIIADGPSTDLGELALGRNVLVAFMPWNGYNFEDSILISERIVRDDVFTSIHIEEFEVAARDTKLGPEEITRDIPNVGEEALRNLDEAGIVAVGAEVKAGDILVGKVTPKGESPMTPEEKLLRAIFGEKASDVRDTSLRVPPGDAGTVVDVRIFNRHGIDKDQRALQIEREQIEKLQEDKEDEQSILERNTYARLHDLLVGSEAAAGPKGFKAGKIAEGALEELTQRQWWEIELKSEKSQAELLALREQFDASIRELEARFNDKVEKVQRGDDLPPGVMKVVKVFLAVKRKLQPGDKMAGRHGNKGVISKINPLEDMPFLEDGTAVDIVLNPLGVPSRMNVGQILETHTGWACRGLGHIIDKALEEFHQKHDVNALKAALKHAYGEKQDMPESDAEVIELAGNLRNGVPIATPVFDGAREDDINDLLVRAGLDSSGQVKLFDGRTGVAFTRPVTVGYKYLLKLHHLVDEKIHARSTGPYSLVTQQPLGGKAQFGGQRFGEMEVWALEAYGAAYTLQEMLTVKSDDTAGRAKVYEAIVRGDDTFEAGIPESFNVLVKEMRSLGLNVELIEENGGGDEDEEAQVAAE; encoded by the coding sequence ATGGCACTCTCCTTCACGGAAAAGAAACGTATCCGCAAAAGCTTCGGCCGCATTCCCGAAGCCATCGAAATGCCAAACCTGATCGAGGTCCAGCGCGAGAGCTACGAGGCCTTCCTGCAGATGAACACGCCGCGCGAAAAGCGCACGGATGATGGTCTCGGCGGGGTCTTCAAGTCGGTTTTCCCGATTACCGACTTCTCTGAACGCGCGACGCTCGAATACGTATCGTACGAATTCGAACAGCCGAAATTCGACGTCGAAGAGTGCGTGCAGCGCGATCTGACTTTCCAGGCGCCGCTGAAAGTACGCCTCCAGCTCGTTGTGTTCGATGTTGACGAAGACACCGGCGCCCGTTCCGTCAAGGAAGTCAAAGAGCAGGAATGCTATCTCGGCGACATCCCCCTGATGACCGAGAAGGGCACCTTTGTCGTCAACGGCACCGAGCGCGTGATCGTGTCTCAGATGCACCGTTCGCCGGGTGTGTTCTTCGACCACGACAAGGGCAAGACGCATGCCTCCGGCAAGCTGCTGTTCGCAGCCCGCATCATTCCGTATCGCGGCTCCTGGCTCGACTTCGAGTTCGACGCGAAAGACATCCTGAACATCCGTATCGACCGCAAGCGTAAGCTGCCGGCGACGACGATGCTTTATGCGCTCGGTTATGACACCGAGCAGATCCTGGACCTGTTCTACACCCGCTCGATCTACCGTCTGGACAAGAAGGGCTGGGTCACCGGCTTCCGCGCCGACGCCTGGAAAGGCGTGAAGCCGGAATTCGAACTGATCGATGCCAAGACCGGCAAGTCAGTTGCTGAAGCTGGCAAGAAGATCACCGCCCTCAAGGCGAAGCGGACTGCTGAAGGCGGTACGGACGAGATCCTCGTTCCGTCGGACGCCCTGATCGGCAAGTTCCTGGCCCGCGATGTCGTCAACCTCGAAACCGGTGAGATCTTCGGCGAAGCCGGCGATGCGCTGGAAGAGGCGACCATCGCCGAAATGCGCGATTACGGCATCGACTCGATCGAAGTGCTCGACATCGACGCCGGTGGCCGTGGCCCCTGGCTGCGCAACACGCTGAAGGCTGACAAGAACGAGACGCGCTTTGAGGCGCTCTCCGACATCTACCGCGTGATGCGTCCCGGCGAGCCGCCGACGCAGGAAGCTGCTGAGGCTCTCTTCGGCCAGCTGTTCTTCGATCCGGAGCGTTATGATCTCTCGGCCGTTGGCCGCGTGAAAATGAACATGCGTCTCTCGGTTGCCGTGCGCGACTATGAGAACGCTGCGGACGACATGCGCACCCTGCGTAACGAAGACATCATCGGCGTCATGAAGGTCATCCTCGACCTGAAAGACGGCAAGGGCGAAGTCGACGACATCGACAACCTCGGCAACCGCCGCGTCCGTTCGGTCGGCGAGCTGATGGAAAACAACTACCGCATCGGTCTCGTGCGCATGGAGCGCGCGATCAAGGAGCGTATGGGCGCTGTCGACATCGACACCGTGATGCCGCACGACCTGATCAACGCGAAACCGGTTGTGGCGGCTGTGCGTGAATTCTTCGGCTCTTCGCAGCTGTCGCAGTTCATGGACCAGACCAACCCGCTCTCCGAGATCACCCACAAGCGCCGTCTTTCGGCTCTTGGCCCGGGCGGTCTGACGCGTGAGCGCGCCGGCTTCGAGGTTCGCGACGTTCACCCGACGCACTACGGCCGTATCTGCCCGATCGAAACGCCGGAAGGCCCGAACATCGGTCTGATCAACTCGCTGGCAACCCATGCGCGCGTCAACAAGTACGGCTTCATCGAGAGCCCGTACCGCCGCGTGAAAAATGGTAAGCTCACCGAAGAGGTGGTCTACCTCTCCGCAATGGAAGAGAGCATCTATTCGATCGCTCAGGCCAACGCGACGGTGAACGAGAAGGGCGAGCTCATGAACGAGTTCGTCAACGCCCGCGTCGCAGGCGAGGCCACGATGGTTCCGCGCGAAGAGATCCAGTACATGGACGTTTCGCCGAAACAGGTTGTCTCGGTTGCTGCCTCGCTCATTCCGTTCCTTGAGAATGACGACGCCAACCGCGCGCTCATGGGCTCGAACATGCAGCGTCAGGCTGTGCCGCTCGTGAAGTCCGAAGCGCCGTTCGTCGGCACCGGCATGGAAGCGGTCGTTGCCCGCGACAGCCGCGCCGCCATCGTTGCCCGCCGGGCAGGGGTGGTCGAGCAGGTCGACGCGCTGCGTATCGTTGTTCGCGCCACGGAAGATCTCGAAGGCTCGAAGTCGGGCGTCGACATCTACCGTCTCGCCAAGTTCCGCCGTTCGAACCAGAATTCGTGCATCAACCAGCGCCCGATCGTGAAGGTCGGTGACGTTGTGTCGAAGAACGACATCATCGCAGACGGTCCGTCCACGGATCTCGGCGAGCTGGCGCTTGGCCGCAACGTGCTCGTCGCGTTCATGCCCTGGAACGGCTACAACTTCGAAGACTCCATCCTGATCTCCGAGCGCATCGTGCGTGACGACGTCTTCACCTCGATCCACATCGAGGAATTCGAAGTCGCCGCCCGCGATACCAAGCTCGGCCCGGAAGAGATCACCCGCGACATTCCGAACGTCGGTGAAGAAGCCCTCCGTAACCTGGACGAAGCCGGCATCGTTGCCGTCGGCGCCGAGGTGAAGGCTGGCGACATCCTCGTCGGTAAGGTCACGCCGAAGGGCGAAAGCCCGATGACGCCGGAGGAGAAACTCCTGCGCGCCATCTTCGGTGAGAAAGCTTCCGATGTTCGCGACACCTCGCTCCGCGTGCCGCCGGGCGACGCCGGTACGGTTGTGGATGTTCGCATCTTCAACCGCCACGGCATCGACAAGGACCAGCGCGCGCTCCAGATCGAGCGTGAGCAAATCGAAAAGCTGCAAGAGGACAAGGAAGACGAACAGTCGATCCTCGAGCGCAATACCTATGCGCGTCTCCACGACCTGCTCGTGGGCAGCGAAGCAGCGGCTGGCCCGAAAGGGTTCAAGGCTGGCAAGATCGCCGAAGGCGCTCTTGAAGAGCTGACCCAGCGCCAGTGGTGGGAAATCGAGCTGAAGTCGGAGAAATCCCAGGCTGAGCTCCTCGCCCTGCGCGAGCAGTTCGATGCGTCGATCCGTGAGCTGGAAGCCCGCTTCAACGACAAGGTTGAGAAGGTTCAGCGCGGCGACGATCTGCCTCCGGGCGTGATGAAGGTCGTGAAGGTCTTCCTTGCTGTGAAGCGCAAGCTGCAGCCGGGCGACAAGATGGCCGGCCGTCACGGCAACAAAGGGGTTATCTCGAAGATCAATCCGCTCGAAGACATGCCCTTCCTGGAAGACGGCACGGCGGTCGACATTGTTCTCAACCCGCTGGGCGTGCCTTCGCGGATGAACGTCGGTCAGATTCTCGAGACGCACACCGGCTGGGCCTGCCGTGGCCTCGGCCACATCATCGACAAGGCTCTGGAAGAGTTCCACCAGAAGCATGACGTCAACGCGCTCAAAGCCGCCTTGAAGCACGCCTATGGCGAGAAGCAGGACATGCCGGAAAGCGACGCGGAAGTGATCGAGCTGGCCGGTAACCTCCGGAACGGCGTTCCGATTGCGACCCCGGTCTTCGATGGCGCCCGTGAGGACGACATCAACGACCTTCTGGTTCGCGCCGGTCTCGACTCTTCGGGCCAGGTGAAACTGTTCGACGGCCGCACGGGCGTCGCGTTCACCCGTCCTGTCACGGTCGGCTACAAATACCTGCTGAAACTGCACCACCTGGTCGACGAGAAGATCCACGCCCGCTCCACGGGTCCGTACTCGCTCGTTACCCAGCAGCCGCTCGGCGGCAAGGCGCAGTTCGGTGGTCAGCGCTTCGGCGAGATGGAGGTCTGGGCCCTCGAGGCATACGGCGCCGCCTACACGCTGCAGGAAATGCTGACAGTGAAGTCGGATGACACGGCTGGCCGTGCGAAGGTCTACGAAGCGATCGTCCGTGGCGACGACACCTTCGAGGCCGGTATCCCGGAAAGCTTCAACGTTCTTGTCAAAGAGATGCGCTCGCTCGGCCTCAATGTGGAGCTGATCGAGGAAAATGGCGGCGGCGACGAGGATGAAGAGGCCCAGGTGGCCGCCGAGTAG
- the rpoC gene encoding DNA-directed RNA polymerase subunit beta', producing the protein MRQDVANMFNTNTPAPSFEAIRISIASPEKIRSWSSGEIKKPETINYRTFKPERDGLFCARIFGPTKDYECLCGKYKRIKYRGIVCEKCGVEVTLARVRRERMGHIDLAAPVAHIWFLKSLPSRIATLVDMPLKDVERVLYFESYVVIEPGLTELEPLQLLTEEEYMDAQDRLGEDAFTAMIGAEAIREILKSLDLPVLAETLREELREATSELKTKKVSKRLKVVDSFLQSKAKPEWMILTVIPVIPPDLRPLVPLDGGRFATSDLNDLYRRVINRNNRLKRLMELRAPDIIIRNEKRMLQESVDALFDNGRRGRTITGTNKRPLKSISDMLKGKQGRFRQNLLGKRVDYSGRSVIVVGPNLKLHECGLPKKMALELFKPFIYARLDAKGLAGTVKAAKKLVEKEKPEVWDILDEVIREHPVLLNRAPTLHRLGIQAFEPKLIEGKAIQLHPLVCAAFNADFDGDQMAVHVPLSLEAQLECRVLMMSTNNILSPANGKPIIVPSQDIILGLYYLSLDRKGEPGEGMVFADLAEIEHALDAGLVTVHSKIKALYDGVNSEGEPERRIIETTPGRFMVANILPRSKAIGPELVNTVLSKKAIGKIIDEVYRLCGQKATVIFCDKMMELGFREACKAGISFGKDDMVIPEAKKKLVDATKDLVSDYERQYADGLITRGEKYNKVVDAWSSCTDKVADAMMESASKTQVKRGKEQINSIFMMADSGARGSKNQMKQLAGMRGLMAKPSGEIIETPIISNFKEGLTVLEYFNSTHGARKGLADTALKTANSGYLTRRLVDVAQDCIINEDDCGTEKGIEIIAVMEGADVVVSLSERILGRVTALDVKSADGKLIVPANTYIDEDIASMIENAGVDSVKARSPLTCETKNGICAQCYGRDLARGTVVNRGEAVGVIAAQSIGEPGTQLTMRTFHIGGAAQVADQSSLEASFEGAVRFTDAEIVTRKDKTIVVVGRRMQVELVDAEGRTRQSFRPAYGTRLMVKDGEKVSPGKLLADWDPFAQPIVSEVGGEARFIDLVDGQTVREETDEATGISARVVVDARTGSKSTDLKPTIQIVDANGKPVKLPNGSPANYVLSVGAILSVSDGDRIEPGDTLSRVATGGAKTKDITGGLPRVAELFEARRPKDHAIIAEVDGRVEYGRDYKNKRKVTIVPAEEGREPIDYLVPKGKHLAVQDGDFIKRGEYLMDGNPAPQDILSTLGVEALANYLIDEVQKVYRLQGVPINDKHIEVIVRQMLQKVEITDGGDTPFITGEHIDAIEFEEANEAIRRSRKKDLREATATPLLLGITKASLQTKSFISAASFQETTRVLTEAAIQGKVDTLDGLKENVIVGRLIPAGTGGGIRQYRRLAAERDQKLKAKRAAAMAKAEEGITLVSLPAPEKDTAGE; encoded by the coding sequence ATGCGCCAGGACGTCGCCAATATGTTCAACACCAATACGCCCGCCCCGAGCTTCGAGGCGATCCGTATTTCGATTGCGAGCCCGGAGAAGATCCGCTCGTGGTCTTCTGGTGAAATCAAGAAGCCTGAAACGATCAACTACCGCACCTTCAAGCCGGAGCGCGATGGCCTGTTCTGTGCGCGTATCTTCGGCCCCACGAAGGACTATGAGTGCCTTTGCGGCAAGTATAAGCGCATCAAGTATCGCGGCATCGTCTGCGAGAAGTGCGGTGTGGAAGTCACGCTGGCCCGCGTTCGCCGCGAGCGCATGGGCCACATCGACCTGGCTGCGCCGGTTGCCCACATCTGGTTCCTGAAGTCGCTGCCGTCCCGCATCGCAACGCTGGTCGACATGCCGCTGAAGGATGTCGAGCGCGTTCTCTACTTCGAGAGCTATGTGGTCATCGAGCCGGGCCTTACCGAGCTTGAGCCGCTGCAGCTGCTCACCGAAGAAGAATACATGGATGCCCAGGACCGTCTTGGTGAAGATGCCTTCACCGCGATGATCGGTGCTGAAGCCATCCGTGAGATCCTGAAAAGCCTCGACCTGCCGGTTCTTGCCGAGACCCTGCGCGAAGAACTGCGCGAGGCGACCTCCGAGCTGAAGACGAAGAAGGTCTCCAAACGCCTCAAGGTGGTCGACTCTTTCCTGCAGTCGAAAGCCAAGCCGGAATGGATGATCCTGACGGTCATCCCGGTTATCCCGCCGGACCTGCGCCCGCTCGTTCCGCTGGATGGCGGCCGCTTTGCGACCTCGGACCTCAACGACCTTTATCGCCGCGTGATCAACCGGAACAACCGCCTGAAGCGCCTGATGGAACTTCGCGCGCCGGACATCATCATCCGGAACGAAAAGCGGATGCTTCAGGAGTCGGTTGACGCCCTGTTCGACAACGGCCGCCGCGGCCGCACGATCACGGGCACCAACAAGCGCCCGCTGAAGTCGATCTCCGACATGCTGAAAGGCAAGCAGGGACGCTTCCGTCAGAACCTTCTCGGCAAGCGCGTCGACTATTCTGGCCGTTCGGTCATCGTGGTCGGCCCGAACCTCAAGCTGCACGAGTGCGGCCTGCCGAAGAAGATGGCGCTCGAGCTGTTCAAGCCGTTCATCTATGCGCGCCTCGACGCGAAAGGCCTCGCCGGTACGGTGAAGGCTGCGAAGAAGCTCGTGGAGAAAGAAAAGCCGGAAGTCTGGGATATCCTCGACGAGGTTATCCGTGAGCACCCGGTTCTTCTGAACCGCGCGCCGACGCTGCACCGTCTGGGTATCCAGGCGTTCGAGCCGAAGCTGATCGAAGGCAAGGCCATCCAGCTGCACCCGCTCGTCTGCGCCGCGTTCAACGCGGACTTCGACGGTGACCAGATGGCGGTCCACGTTCCGCTGAGCCTTGAGGCCCAGCTGGAATGCCGCGTGCTGATGATGTCGACCAACAACATCCTCTCGCCCGCCAACGGCAAGCCGATCATCGTTCCGTCTCAGGACATTATCCTCGGCCTCTACTACCTCTCGCTCGACCGTAAAGGCGAGCCGGGTGAAGGCATGGTGTTTGCAGACCTTGCGGAAATCGAGCATGCGCTCGACGCTGGCTTGGTCACCGTGCATTCGAAGATCAAGGCCCTTTATGATGGCGTGAATTCCGAAGGTGAGCCGGAGCGCCGGATCATCGAGACGACGCCGGGCCGCTTCATGGTGGCGAATATCCTGCCGCGTTCGAAGGCCATCGGCCCCGAGCTCGTCAATACCGTTCTCTCCAAGAAAGCGATCGGCAAGATTATCGACGAAGTCTACCGCCTGTGCGGTCAGAAGGCGACGGTGATCTTCTGTGACAAGATGATGGAGCTGGGCTTCCGCGAAGCCTGCAAGGCCGGCATTTCCTTCGGTAAGGATGACATGGTCATTCCGGAAGCGAAGAAGAAGCTTGTCGACGCAACCAAGGATCTCGTCTCTGATTATGAGCGTCAGTATGCTGACGGTCTGATCACGCGCGGCGAGAAGTACAACAAGGTCGTCGACGCCTGGTCGAGCTGCACCGACAAGGTTGCTGACGCCATGATGGAGTCGGCATCCAAGACGCAGGTGAAGCGCGGCAAAGAGCAGATCAACTCGATCTTCATGATGGCCGACTCGGGTGCTCGTGGTTCGAAGAACCAGATGAAGCAGCTCGCCGGTATGCGCGGCCTGATGGCCAAGCCGTCGGGCGAGATCATCGAGACTCCGATCATCTCGAACTTCAAGGAAGGTCTGACCGTTCTCGAGTACTTCAACTCGACCCACGGTGCCCGTAAGGGTCTGGCCGACACCGCTCTGAAAACCGCCAACTCCGGTTACCTGACCCGCCGTCTCGTCGACGTCGCTCAGGATTGCATCATCAACGAAGATGATTGCGGCACGGAGAAGGGGATCGAGATCATCGCCGTCATGGAGGGCGCTGATGTTGTTGTCTCCCTCAGCGAGCGTATCCTTGGCCGCGTGACGGCCCTGGACGTGAAGAGCGCCGATGGAAAACTGATCGTTCCGGCCAATACTTATATCGACGAAGATATCGCTTCGATGATTGAGAATGCTGGTGTCGATAGCGTGAAAGCGCGTTCGCCGCTCACCTGCGAAACCAAGAACGGCATCTGTGCCCAGTGCTACGGCCGCGACCTGGCTCGCGGTACGGTGGTCAACCGCGGTGAAGCTGTCGGCGTTATCGCTGCCCAGTCGATCGGTGAGCCGGGTACCCAGCTCACCATGCGTACGTTCCACATCGGTGGCGCTGCGCAGGTTGCTGACCAGTCGTCGCTGGAAGCGAGCTTCGAGGGCGCGGTGCGCTTCACCGACGCCGAGATCGTTACCCGCAAGGACAAGACGATCGTTGTCGTCGGCCGCCGTATGCAGGTGGAACTAGTAGACGCGGAAGGACGCACCCGCCAGTCGTTCCGCCCGGCCTACGGTACGCGCCTGATGGTCAAGGACGGGGAAAAGGTTTCGCCGGGCAAACTGCTGGCAGACTGGGATCCCTTTGCCCAACCGATCGTCTCCGAGGTTGGCGGTGAAGCCCGCTTTATCGACCTGGTGGATGGCCAGACGGTTCGTGAAGAAACTGACGAAGCGACCGGTATCTCCGCTCGCGTGGTCGTGGACGCGCGGACCGGCTCGAAATCAACCGATCTCAAGCCGACGATCCAGATCGTGGATGCAAACGGCAAGCCTGTGAAGTTGCCCAATGGGTCGCCGGCAAACTATGTTCTCTCGGTTGGTGCAATCCTCTCTGTCTCTGACGGTGACCGGATCGAGCCGGGCGACACGCTGTCCCGCGTCGCAACGGGTGGTGCAAAGACGAAGGATATCACGGGTGGTCTTCCGCGCGTGGCAGAACTCTTCGAAGCCCGCCGTCCGAAGGATCACGCGATCATCGCGGAAGTCGATGGCCGCGTCGAATACGGCCGCGACTACAAGAACAAGCGCAAGGTCACCATCGTTCCGGCAGAAGAGGGGCGCGAGCCCATCGACTACCTCGTTCCGAAGGGCAAGCACCTCGCGGTTCAGGATGGCGACTTCATCAAGCGCGGCGAATACCTGATGGACGGCAACCCCGCTCCGCAGGACATCCTCTCCACGCTGGGCGTTGAAGCGCTCGCCAACTACCTCATCGATGAGGTGCAGAAGGTCTACCGTCTGCAAGGCGTGCCGATCAACGACAAGCACATCGAGGTGATCGTTCGCCAGATGCTGCAGAAGGTCGAAATCACCGATGGCGGCGATACGCCCTTCATCACGGGCGAGCACATCGATGCGATTGAGTTCGAGGAGGCCAATGAGGCCATCCGCCGCTCGCGCAAGAAAGACCTGCGGGAAGCCACCGCGACCCCGCTGCTGCTGGGTATCACGAAGGCCTCGCTGCAGACCAAGAGCTTCATCTCGGCTGCGTCTTTCCAGGAGACGACCCGCGTGCTCACCGAGGCGGCAATCCAGGGCAAGGTCGATACGCTCGACGGCCTCAAGGAGAACGTCATCGTGGGCCGCCTGATTCCGGCTGGTACCGGTGGCGGCATCCGTCAGTATCGCCGTCTGGCCGCCGAGCGCGACCAGAAGCTGAAGGCGAAACGTGCCGCTGCCATGGCCAAGGCGGAGGAAGGGATTACCCTCGTCAGCCTGCCGGCACCGGAAAAGGATACGGCCGGAGAATAA
- the rpsL gene encoding 30S ribosomal protein S12 has translation MPTIQQLIRNPREPKRTRTKTPALKACPQRRGVCTRVYTTTPKKPNSALRKVAKVRMTSGFESLCYIPGEGHNLQEHSVVLIRGGRVKDLPGVRYHIVRGALDTQPVKNRKQRRSHYGAKKPK, from the coding sequence ATGCCCACGATTCAGCAGCTGATCCGCAATCCGCGCGAGCCCAAGCGCACCCGTACCAAGACCCCGGCCCTGAAGGCTTGTCCTCAGCGCCGCGGTGTTTGCACCCGCGTTTACACCACGACCCCGAAAAAGCCGAACTCGGCGCTCCGGAAAGTGGCCAAAGTGCGCATGACGTCCGGATTTGAATCGCTGTGCTATATCCCCGGTGAAGGCCACAACCTTCAGGAGCACTCTGTCGTGCTCATCCGCGGCGGCCGCGTGAAAGACCTTCCGGGTGTCCGTTACCACATCGTGCGCGGTGCGCTCGACACCCAACCCGTCAAGAACCGTAAGCAGCGCCGCTCGCATTACGGCGCGAAGAAACCGAAATAA
- the rpsG gene encoding 30S ribosomal protein S7, with the protein MSRRHRAEKREVLPDPKFKDIIVTKFMNQIMRDGKKSVAERIVYGAFDLVENRSKKNPIEVFHNALEAVAPAVEVRSRRVGGATYQVPVEVRSERRQALAIRWLAAAAAGRNENTMRERLAGELMDASQGRGNAVKKREDTHRMADANKAFAHYRW; encoded by the coding sequence ATGTCCCGCCGTCACCGTGCCGAGAAACGTGAAGTCCTGCCTGATCCGAAGTTCAAGGACATCATCGTAACCAAATTCATGAACCAGATCATGCGCGACGGCAAAAAGTCCGTTGCCGAACGCATCGTTTACGGTGCGTTTGATCTGGTCGAAAACCGTTCGAAGAAGAACCCGATTGAAGTGTTCCACAATGCTCTCGAAGCTGTGGCGCCGGCCGTCGAAGTCCGTTCGCGCCGCGTTGGTGGTGCAACGTATCAGGTTCCTGTCGAAGTGCGCTCCGAGCGCCGCCAGGCTCTCGCGATCCGCTGGCTGGCCGCCGCCGCCGCTGGCCGCAACGAGAATACGATGCGTGAGCGTCTCGCTGGTGAGCTGATGGATGCGAGCCAGGGGCGTGGCAACGCGGTGAAGAAGCGCGAAGACACCCACCGTATGGCGGACGCGAACAAGGCGTTCGCGCACTACCGCTGGTAA